A stretch of Metabacillus sp. FJAT-52054 DNA encodes these proteins:
- a CDS encoding MarR family transcriptional regulator, whose protein sequence is MENVRELFQVMVRRFGLLDKNCCSVGSVELSMVQSHILYEVERRESPSIQEIADTLGTDITTFSRQVQGLVKMGLIEKKQSVEDKRIYQLFLTSEGKEIASSIDTQMNEYLKEVFSYMQPAERNQVIESIKLLNLAMAKSEMCCRPVK, encoded by the coding sequence ATGGAAAATGTTCGCGAGTTGTTTCAGGTGATGGTTCGCCGGTTCGGGCTTTTGGATAAGAATTGCTGTTCAGTTGGATCAGTGGAATTGAGCATGGTTCAAAGTCATATTCTGTATGAGGTAGAACGAAGGGAGTCTCCTTCCATACAGGAAATTGCCGATACACTTGGGACGGATATCACGACGTTCAGCCGGCAGGTTCAAGGTCTTGTAAAGATGGGTCTTATAGAAAAGAAACAGTCTGTTGAAGATAAGCGGATCTATCAGCTTTTCTTAACGAGTGAAGGAAAAGAAATTGCTTCATCCATCGATACCCAAATGAATGAGTACTTAAAAGAAGTATTTTCTTATATGCAGCCGGCAGAGAGAAACCAGGTTATCGAATCTATAAAATTACTGAACCTAGCAATGGCAAAAAGTGAGATGTGCTGCCGGCCTGTGAAATAA
- a CDS encoding permease — MWLEVGRSFVEIAFELTVLFIAISFLINLLQVFIPYSKMEKWMKDSHPIVSGGMALVFAFATPFCSCSTIPVVVNLLNNRIRFGVVMVFLFASPVLDPTILTLMTAVLGWKVALYYTLITSILSFSIGFLLEKLGYEKEVKNVLVKNYNPVKDGFSMKGAIAETIQLMKTVYPFLLIGAAIGALIHGAVPTEFITQYFGGENWWLVPIAAVVGVPLYIRLSSMIPITQIMIAKGMALGPVMALMISSAGASLPELTLLNSIFTKKLVVAFVVSVITMSTISGFLFYIV; from the coding sequence ATGTGGCTGGAAGTTGGCAGGAGCTTTGTTGAAATTGCATTTGAACTAACCGTACTTTTTATTGCTATTTCGTTTTTAATCAATCTGCTTCAGGTTTTTATCCCGTATTCCAAAATGGAAAAATGGATGAAAGACAGTCATCCGATAGTAAGCGGCGGAATGGCTTTGGTTTTTGCTTTTGCGACTCCTTTTTGTTCCTGCTCGACGATTCCAGTTGTAGTGAATCTGTTGAATAACCGGATTCGATTTGGCGTTGTGATGGTGTTTTTATTTGCCTCTCCAGTTCTCGATCCAACAATCTTAACGCTGATGACGGCTGTTTTAGGATGGAAGGTCGCTCTCTATTACACATTAATTACGTCTATATTATCATTTAGTATTGGCTTTTTATTAGAGAAGCTAGGGTATGAAAAGGAAGTTAAAAATGTTCTGGTTAAAAATTATAATCCTGTTAAGGACGGGTTTAGTATGAAAGGAGCCATCGCGGAAACCATTCAGCTCATGAAGACCGTTTACCCGTTTCTGCTCATCGGCGCAGCGATTGGAGCTCTTATTCATGGAGCTGTTCCAACCGAGTTTATCACTCAGTATTTCGGCGGCGAAAACTGGTGGCTTGTACCGATTGCAGCTGTCGTTGGGGTCCCTTTATATATCCGTCTTTCCTCGATGATTCCCATTACGCAGATCATGATTGCGAAAGGAATGGCGCTAGGACCTGTTATGGCACTGATGATCAGTTCAGCTGGGGCGAGCCTCCCTGAACTGACGCTTTTGAACAGCATATTTACGAAAAAGCTCGTCGTTGCTTTTGTTGTTTCCGTCATAACCATGTCCACGATTTCCGGATTCTTATTTTATATCGTATAG
- a CDS encoding metalloregulator ArsR/SmtB family transcription factor: MTFQHKTIELEQATSIMKLLGDKTRLTMMKMLQKNECCVCEFTAIFQASQPAISQHLRKLKDAGLVKEKRNGQWIFYSLNRESEMYEFVQNLLAFIPDQDQKLKDLEKQGLRITCE, encoded by the coding sequence ATGACGTTCCAGCATAAAACGATAGAATTAGAGCAGGCTACATCCATTATGAAGCTCCTTGGTGATAAAACCCGGCTTACCATGATGAAAATGCTCCAGAAAAATGAGTGCTGCGTATGCGAATTTACTGCGATTTTTCAGGCAAGCCAGCCTGCAATCAGCCAGCATTTGCGGAAATTGAAGGATGCGGGGCTTGTAAAAGAAAAGCGAAACGGCCAGTGGATCTTCTATTCGCTGAACCGGGAAAGTGAAATGTATGAATTTGTTCAAAATCTGCTTGCGTTTATTCCGGACCAAGATCAAAAGCTGAAGGAT